The Myxococcales bacterium genome includes the window CGCTGCCCGCCGACGTTGGCTACACGCGCAACTCGCAGGCGCGCGGCCCATCACTGGGCGACATTGCCGACATCCTAAAGAGCCTACTTTCGTAGGTGACTTCGGCGCGCCGCCTTGCGATCGGCGCATGGCGCCTGTAACGTCGCGGGCGATATGCGCCTCATCTTGGTTGGCCCGCCCGGCGCGGGTAAAGGCACGCAAGCCGCTCGTCTGATCAACTCATTTAAGATCCCGCATATCTCGAGCGGCGATATGCTGCGCGCGGCGGTCAAGGAGGGCACCGCCATGGGCGTTCAAGCCGATACCTTTATGAAGGCCGGCAAATTGGTGCCCGATGAGGTCGTCATTGGCATGATCTTAGAACGCATCGCCAAGCCGGATTGCCGCAGCGGTTTTATGCTCGATGGCTTTCCGCGCACCGAACCACAAGCCGCGGCGCTGGGCACCGCCATGCGGCAGGCCGGTATTGCCTTGGACGCGGTGGTGTTAATCGAGGTGCCCGACAGCCTGATCGTCGAACGCATCACCGGGCGTCGCACCGACCCGGAGACCGGCACCATCTATCATCTAACGTTCAGCCCGCCCCCGGCCGACCTCGCCGCGCGCTTGGTGCATCGCAGCGACGACACGGTGCAGGCCGTGACGGCGCGCCTGCAAAAATACCATTCGGACACGGCGCCGATTGTGCCTTATTACGAAGCGGCGGGTCTCTTACGCCGCGTCGACGGCGTGGGTAACCCCGATGACGTGACCGCGCGTATTACCGCCGCGCTGGCCTAAAGGCGCTGCAGCCGCCGCGCGGCGATGGTGGCCAGGATGGTTGCGATCGCGAGCAACACCAAGCTTGGCTTGGCCACCTCAGCCACGCCGCCACCGTGGACGATGACCGACGTCAGCCCATCGAGCGCCCAGCCATGTGGCACAAAGAGGCCAACGGTTTGCATCAGCGGCGGCATCACCATGCGCGGCACCATGCATCCGCCGAGCAGCGCCATCACCAAGATGCCCATCGAGCCCAGGCTGCCGACCTGCTTTTCGCTGCCGCCCAGCGAGGCGATAAAAAATCCAAACGCCACCGCGCAAGCAACAATGGCGAGCACCATGAGCAGCAGCGCCCACAGGCTGCCGGCTACCTTCATGCCGAACACCGCGATGCCGATGGCGAAGAAAAAACCAAACTGCAGCACGCCGACGACGAAGTACGGCGCCAGCTTGGCGGTGAGCAACCAGCCCAGCGACACCGGCGCGGCACGCAAACGCCGCCACGTGCCGCTGCGCCGTTCGGCGACAAACGATAGCGCCAGCGTTAGCGAGAGGAAGAAGCCAAACAGCACGCCGTTGCCCGGCACGGTGACCTGAAACGAAGAAATCGCGGGCGCGGTGCTAGTTAACCGCGTGACCGCAACAAGCTCGTCGGCGGCGCTCGCGCCAATCGCCAGCCGCAAGAACAGCTTGCGCACCCCAAATTCCATCACCGCACGCTCGGCAGCGTCAACCTCGGCGCCCACTACCAGCTCGGCGGTCATGCCGTTATGGCCGGTGAAGCCGTCGGGCACGATGAGCGCAAAGGGCGCTTTACCCGAGGCCACGGCCTCGCGTGCGGCGGCGGCGGGCGTGGCAACCAAGGTCAGCTCCGCGCCTAAAATGCGCTCTAGCAGGCCGCAGGCCAGGTTGGCGGGCTGCGCCCCGTCACACGACCACACCAAGGACGGCTTGGCCCTGGGCCGCCCCGCATCGCTGGGACCGAATTTAAAGATCGCGCCAAACACCGCCATGAACACAATGGGCAGCGCAAACAGCGAGAGCAGTGCGCCGCGATCGCGCCACAGCAAAGTCGATTCCTTTATCAGGCTGGCTTTAATAAGGCTGGGGCGCGACATGTGGCTCACTCTCGCAAGGTTCGACCGGTAAGCTGTAGGAACACGCCCTCAAGCGAGGCGGCCGTATGCGCCAGGCGCAGCTCGGTCACCGTGCCCTCGGCAATGAGCGCGCCGTGATCCATAATGGCGACGCGATCGCACAGTGCCTCGACCTCTTCCATGTAATGGCTGGTGTAGAGGATGCAGGTGCCTGCGGCGCGCAGGGCGGTGAGCGCATCAAAAATAAAGGCGCGGCTCTGTGGGTCGATGCCAACAGTTGGCTCATCGAGCACCACCAACGGCGGCGCATGCACCAAGGCGCAGGCGACGTTGAGGCGACGCTTCATGCCGCCGCTGAACGTGCTGACGCGATCGTGGCGGCGATCCCATAAGCCGGCGATGCCAAGCGCGCGCTGCATCGCGGCGGGCAAGTCAGCCACGTCGCGATACATCGAGGCGAAATACGCGAGGTTTTGCAGGCTCGATAGTTCTTCGTAGATCGCGAGTTCTTGCGGCACCATGCCGAGCCGCTGCTTGGCCTCTGCGGGCTGCTGGGCGACGTCAAAACCGCCAATCGCGATGCGGCCGTTGGTTGGCGGCAAGACGCCGCAGATCATAGATATGAGCGTGGTCTTGCCTGCGCCATTGGGGCCGAGCAGGCCAACGATTTCTCCAGGGCGCGCCAAAAGCGACACCGCGGCGACGGCGGTGCGCGCGCCAAACTGACGGCTCACGGCCTCAACCACAAGCAACGCTGGTGGGGCTGCTACCTCGCTCACGCCACATGCATAGCAGCCACCCCACGGCGGCGATACCTCGCCATGCTACAAAGCGCGCATGTCGATCGTGGTGGTGCCGCAGCTCTCGGATAATTTCGCCTATCTCGTCGGCACCAGCCATGGAGGAGCCGCGGTCGTCGACCCCGCCCAGGCGGACATCATCACGACGCGCTGCCGCGAGCTCGGCCTATCCCTGCGCGAAATCTGGGCGACGCATCATCATGCCGATCACACGGCGGGCATTGCCGCCCTCTTGCAGCAATGGCCCAACGCCGCGCTGCGCATCCACGAAGTTGATTGGGTGGCCTTGTCGCGTCGCGACGCGGGATGCGCGCGCGCAATCGAGGTGGAGCCCTCGCGCCTCTTGCTTGCTACGACCGGCCAGCGCTTCGCGTTTGGCGAGCTGAATGTCGAAGTGATTTTCAACCCGGGCCATACCTTAGGTGCGGTCAGCTACTACGTGCACGCAAGCCGTGCGGGCGCGGGGGCTGCCGTATTCACAGGCGACACGCTGTTTGGCGCCGGCTGCGGCCGCCGTTTCGAAGGCACCGCCGAGGTCTTTCATGCGTCGTTGATGGCGCTCGCCGCGCTGCCGCCGACCACGAGCGTCTACTTTGGTCACGAATACACGGCGAACAATCTTCGCTTTGCGTTGGCGGTCGAGGCTACCAATACGGCGGTGGCCGAGCGAGCCGACGCAACGGCGACGTTGCGCGACAGCGGTAGCTGGTCTACGCCGAGCACCATCGCGCTCGAACGCTCGACCAACCCATTTTTGCGCTGTGCCGAGCCAGCCGTGGCGCGCGTCGCCATGCAGCATGCCGGTGCCGCGGAGGTGACCTCTGCGACGTCGGCCACCGCCGTTTTCGCAGCGCTGCGCACTTGGAAGGACACGTTCTAGGTCGCCAAACTAGCAGTTGACTTGCTTAAATATGTCAGTTACTTCTAGGACCCATGAAGATCCCAACTAAACGTCTCATCTTGAAGCGCGTCACCGTCGAAGACTTGAACACTGCCAGCGGCGCAGCCGAGTCTACCGCCTCGCCTTGCGGGCCTACCAAGTGGACCTGTCCTCCGCCTGCCACTGATCGCTACCACTATGACGGCACTCGAAATGAAGGCGGCGACGGTAAATACCCGTGCAAAGTCCATAGAGAATAGTCGCGGCTGGCGCTGCCTCCGCTGTTTATAAACTGATGGACGCTTACGCGTGGCATCCTATTCTTGAAGGCGATCGTGCAGCCCGCGCGCTCGACGCTCTGAGGGCGATTGCGCGTGACCTTGCCCGCGTACCGCGAGAGACCAACGTTGGCGTGCTTCGCCCTTGCGAAGAGGTCTTGTTCTGGGCGTATGCAACCGAGGTGCTGAGCGATAATGAGTCGCACGCCGCCTATGATCGAGCGCTGACCGCGCTGGTAAACGACGCCGCCCACGGCGAGGCACGGCGGCAAGCAGATGGCCTCCATGGTTGGCTTATGCCTGCTTGGGTCTTAAACCACGTCGCGCCCGCGGACGCCGCCAACTACTTACAAACCATGGATGAATTGCTAGAACAAACCCTGCGCGCAGCGCCGTCGCATGGGTACGATCTCATCAGCGGGTTGGCTGGCCAAGGCATCTATCTCTTAGACCGGCTGAAGCCTCGGGATGCAACGGAAACTGACGTGTCTGGGGCAGCCCCGCCTTCGGCGTCGGCGAGCGCGATAGCGCTTGCGCATATCGTCTCGCACCTCGAGCGGCTCGCCCAGCACGACGGCCTGAATCACACAACGTGGCCGCGGCATGCCTTAGAATCAAAAGGTGAACACCGAGAAACGGCTGTTTGCGTGTCGCACGGTGTGGTAGGCGCCGTTGGATTTCTCGGGCGGCTGTGCGGCACGAAATACGCTTCGCCAACTGCGCGAGAGCTTTTTGACAGCGCGTTGGCGTGGACAACAGCGCAATGGCGGACCCGGTTGGCCGCCGAATCGCCGATTGAACCTGTATGGTGTCGCGGCGCAGCTGGGTCAGTTGCCGCACTTGCTGCGGCCGTCGCTCATGCTGGTGGCAAGGCCGAGGCGCTGCACGATGTAGCCGCGCGTTGCGCTCGGAATTCGCTGCAGCGCAGCCCACTAAACGACGTTGGCTTATGTCACGGAACGGCAGGGATAGCTCACATGTTCAACAGGCTCTACCAAGCCTCTGGAGATCTTGTGCTGCGCGATACCGCCGTGGCCTGGATGACTCGGACTTTGTCGCAGCGGCATGCGCACGCCGACGTCAGCGAGTCAGACATTGGCGGCTTTGCGACGAGCTTTATATGCGCCGAAGGCAAGGAAACATGGAAAGGGTATCCAAACTTTCTCTCAGGGACTGTTGGCACTGGGCTAGCGTTGCTCGCGGCGATTAGCAGCGATGTCCCCAATTGGGATCGATTGCTGATCTGCGATTTCCCCGCAGCACCTATCATCGATTCATCGTGGTAGCGATGTAGTCCGTCCACGGCGGCGGCTCCGCTTGGGTAAGTGAGATCAGCACGGCGGCGACGCCGAGGTGCCCACCGACGAAGGAGAAGCCCCACCCTTTGGCAGGTGGTGGCGGTAACTCAGGTGCGGCGGCTGAGTATTGGTCGATGCACCAGGATAGCCAGCGGCCGGCAGCGAGGGCAAATTCGTCGCGCCCAGTCGCGCGATAGAGCTGGTGGTAGATGTGCAACAGCCCCGCAGCGCCGTGCGAAATTGTGACGTTTGGTTCCTGAATGTAGTCGGCCATAGGGCGCTGGGTGCTGCGCAACGCCACCTCGATAGCTTGTGCCTGCCATGCGCGGTCTCCAAGCGCGGTGGCGGCGGCGTAGAGCGCAAGGCCGACACCGGCATCGCCATGTGCCCACCCAGCGTCGGTCTTGATAAGACTTTGCGACTCACCTTCATACTCGAACCAGCCAAAACACGAATGCCCACCAGGGCGGATGCGTCCGAGCAGCCATCGCGTGGCGTCGGCGAGCAGTGTTTTCGCGTCCGCGCGCGCAGGCACACGCGTTGACAATTGGGCTAACCCTACGAGCAAGGCGCCGGCCCCGTGACCAAGGCCCACCTCGACGGCGCGCCCACTCGATGGCTGGTATTCAGCCCAGTAACGCGTGCCACGTTGCTCGCCCGCCACCGCGAGCCTGGCGAGCAGATCACAAAGCATATCGAGCAGCGCGTCGTGACGTCGCGCTAGCGCATACGTTAGCCAACCGGCCACGCCATCCCATAAACCGATTGGTGGCGGCGAAGCAATGGTTACGTCCGCAACCGACTCAAACAAAACCTGGTCAAACTCAGCAAGCGCGGCGGCTGCCGTCGCCGAGGGCGCATGCGCTGCAAACTGCGTCAAGAGCCATGCGGCGCCCACCGTGCCTCCAAAAAAGTTTCCGTTGGCATCTTCAGCGTTGAGCGTGCGGATTGCGGCATCACGGCCACGACCCACCGCAGGTGCGTATGGGTCTTGGTGACGCGCCATTAACACCAACCCCAACTCGGCCAGGCAATTCGCAGGCACCTCTTCCGCGGCGGTCGCTTGAGCCTCCGCATGTCCTACAATCCGATCGACAATCAGATTAAGATTTGCGGCAGAAACATTGGGCAAAGTCATGTGTGCCTGCTGCAGCTCCAAAACTACTTCTGTTGGCCAACGTCAACTTCGTCGAGCCTATGGCCTTAGCAGGGCCAATAGCATGTGACTAGGCGACTGTTGGTGAGCCTTGCACCTGATTTCTGTGGGATGCAATGTTTTTTCGCGAACGCATGCTTAGGCCGTGGCTTGCTTGTTGAGTTCTAATTGAACGATGACAACGCCTACAATGCTTAGCAGCGCGACCAGAATAAAGGCGATTACCTGGGACATCTTGCCCTTGGTCACATGCTCGACGCCACCCGCCCATTTCCAGATCCAATAGATGTTGGCGATAGGTACGATTAGCAACCAGGCGGTTGGAATTTCTGCGCCGAGCTCGACCATTTCAGTCTTGGTGGAGACGTACCAGTAGATGCCATAGATGCCGAACGTCAAAAACGTATAAAGAATCATTAAGCCGATGGAGCGATTTTTCATAATTGAGCGCTTCTCGCATAGGTACGGCGAAAAGAAAAGCCGAAAACAAACCTGTCGCACGCTATTACGCCTTGGCTGGTCTTGCGCGAATAATCCACTGCGATGCGAACCGTAACCCCACTCGGCGCGGCACGCATGGCCGCGATGCTGGTCGTGCAGCGGCCAGGGATGGTCGCCTTGCTGACGGGCATTTCGTTTGTGCCGGCCATCGCCTATGGGGCGGCGACGGCGCGCGCCGGGGACGCGACCCTGGCGAGCTTGATGATATTCGCCGGCTTGTCGTTGGCCGGGATGTTGGTAATGACCTCGCTATCAACCCATGCGGTGGCGTACTTCATGGCGAATCAACATGCCTCCGTAGGCGCCAGCGTCCGGCATGGCTTGGCGTCGCTTTGGCGGGTGCTTGGCGCCACCATTTTGCTAGTGCTCATCTTGGGATCCGCCTTGGCGACCTATGTGATCCCCGCGCTGCTCATTGCGGCGCTCTTGTACGTGGTTATTCCCGTCGTCGTCTTCGAGGATGTTGGGGTCGTGGAGAGCCTGTCGCGTTCGGCGGTGCTTACCAAGGGATATCGGGCGACATGCTTTTTCGCCAACCTCGTGTTGTTCGGCGGCATGACGCTGGCGGCCAATCGACTGTTCGTCTACTTGCCACCGCCCTACGACGTCTTGGCGGCAATGGCCGTTGTCATTGGCTGCATGGCGTTCTCGGCGCTGCATGCGGTAGCCAGCTACGTCATGCTGCGCGAGCAAAAAGAGGGCGCCAACCCAAACAGCCTCGCCGACGTGTTTTCGTAGATTCGCCCAATCGCGCGCCTGGCCCTTGCTTTTGCGGGGTGAACGAACGCTCGCCGCTTACGGGGTTGTCGCTTTGCGATAGTAGAATTTTGCGCCAGCCACCGTGACCGTTCCGGTCTCACTGCTGGCTTTCACGTTCACCACGCCGTTGAACTTAATCTTGAGCAGATTGCCCTCGGCCGAATCCATCGCGCTGCCAAAGATGTCCTTGTTGCAATCGATGCAACGCGCACGCAATAGCAGCGAGGCACTATACTGAACCAAGGTGACGCGGTTCATAGGCAGCCCTTGGCGGATGGTCAAGACATAGGCACCGTGGCTGGGCTGCTCGACGCACAACTCGGTTGGGGTGCGGGGGAACTGCCCCTTGGTCGCTGCCAATTCGTAGCACTGAACCGCAGTCGGCACCGACACAGGGGGCATGGCCGGCGGGGGTGCCGGTTGGGCCTGCGCCAACCCAGCGCAAAGACCAACGACGATGAGCAAGGCCGCGATGCCAGAGCTTAGGGATTTTCGATTTCGGATATGGAAAGACATGTTGTCTCGACTCCTATCATGGCGAGTTTATTCACGCCAATCGTTATTTCTTGCCAACAATCCTGCCTTTTCGCTTTCCGCTGCTTCTGATGAGTGTCTTGTGCGTCGGGGCATCGAAACTGCGCCATCAGCGCAGCCAAAATGCCCCGGCAGCGCCAGGCGCAGCGCTACTGGTCGCCTTCGTCGGGGCAGCCCATGATCATCTTAAAAAGCGCGCTATTTGCGCGAAACTCGCGCGCTCGTTCGGCACCGATGATCGCAGCGAGGTCGGCTTCAATATGGTCCGCGACGTAAGCGATCCGGCGGTAGTATCGTTCGATTGGAGGACGGTTTTTACTATCGGCCGGGGGCGTCAGATCACCGGCTTTCTCGAGGGCGATACGCTTTCTCGCCTCCGCTGCCTCGGGGCCAGCTTTTTGTTCTAGCTCGCGTTCCATGCTCTGTGGGTCTAGCGCGTCGGCGCCTTGCTCATCACCGGTTACCTCGACATATAGTGCGCGAATTTCAGCAATGAGCGGCTCCACATTGCGCTTTAGCGCGGCGTTGACAAGCTTGACCTCATCGAGCGATAGCCCTAGCTGCTCGGCTTTATTGGCTTCTATTTGATGAACCGGAATCGTGAGTTCCGGCACATCTAAATACAATCCGCACTGCTTGGACAATTCCCGCCAATCTGCCGGGGAGAAATCCCACGGTTGTTTGCCGCCCGCTGCGGGAGGCCCCCACGGCTTGTCTTTGACTTCCTTTTCAAGCGCGGCGACCTTTTGGTCGAGGCTGACCGCGTAGCCGCGTAATAGTTCGTCGCGGTGGAGTAGTTCCGCTACGGTTGCTCCTGCGCGCGGCGGTGCAAGCGCGGCGACTAATTCGGGCGTCATCGCGTTGCTGCTCGTTGGAATTGGCCGCGGGCCAAGGGCCATCTTGGCAGCATTGCCGCCGATTCGCATTTGCTCGCCGGCGGCAACAATTTCGGTTTTGCCTGCGTGCTCCACGGCAACGTTTCCTTCGTAAACCGTTACTAGAACAGCGCTGGCAACGGCTGCGCCTATACCGGCCGAGATTGCTAATTTAACGGTATTATTCATAGGTAGCACCTCAATGCGAAAACAAGTTCCGTGCACGACGACGTCGCCTTCGGGGGTTTTAACAACAAATGGATTGCCGCTGTTCACTCGATAAAACACCGAGCCAGCGGTTTGTTTGACGACAATGGCTTTGCCACTATTTGACCACGACAGGCGTGCCGCAGGTTCGAGCACGGCCACCGCACGGCCCGCCATCTCCACGCTTTGGCGATCGGCGGCAGCAATGACAGGTGACGAGTAAACACCATTGTTGGTCGTTCTTGGCCGTAGCCATAGCGCGGCGGCCGCCACAAACGCCACTAGGCCCATACTGGCTAGCGCCAAGCGCGTGGCGTGCTTGCGCGAAGGTTCGACGATGTGGTTTACGGACGCCATGCGGCTATTGGTAGCGGCTGTTTGGCGCCTTGCTAGTTGCGGATTTGCAAGGCGGTCAGCAAATGAGGCGGGCGGCTCAACGACATCCCACGCGCCCTCGATGGCTTCGCGCTCCTCAGGCGTCCACTCGTCGGGTGCTTCCGGTGGCAATTGGCGCGTATCATCGGTCATGGTAAACCTCACGTAAGGAAAGACGCAGCGTCTCGCGCGCTCGCGACAGTCTCGAGCGAACCGTGCCGACGTCCAGCGATAGCGCCACGGCAACCTCCTCGTAGGACATCTCTTCGAATTCGCGCAGTACCACCACCGCGCGTTGGTGGACTGGAAGTGCTTCGACCGCGGCGCGGATACGCACGGCGACGTCCCGACTGTGGCGTTGCTCCACGACCGTGGCCGTTTGATCCTCAGCCTCAACATCAGATGCTGTCCGGCCCTGGTTAGCACGCGCAAGCTCATCCAAGGTAATGCGTACAGCAATAGTCAAGAGCCACGTTGATAGCTTGGCGGCTTTGGTATGGTCAAACCTAGGCAGCGCCGCAAACGCGCGCATAAATGTCTCCTGGGCCAAATCTTCGGCAGCGTGCTTCCGTCGAGGTCCCAGCATCCGGCTGATCACGGAAAACACACGCCGCTCATAGGTTTTGACGAACGTCCGCCCTGCTGCCGGCTCCCCGCGCTGCGCGCGGCGCAACGTTACCTGATCCAATTCCTCATTGGCCGGTTTTCGGAGTTGAGCGGCATATCCGTTCACATGGTCTTTCACGGCATAGGGCGCCGAAAGTTCCAGCTAAATTGCGTTCGTTGCGAGAATATCCGCAAAGCCACCAGTTGCGCGCCAGCTCGCGACCTACGCATCGCTAACTGCTAACTGCTGACTGCTAACTGCTAACTGCTCTGTTGACATCTCGAATTTCACCTCGCCATTTGCATAGAGGCCAACCTCACGCCAGCCTTGCAATCTGTAAAAACGTTCAGCGCGGGTGTTTGCATCAGTTCCGAGATAGAGCGGTTGATCTGTTTTTGCAAAATAGAAATCCAGCATCATACGATGGAGGGTTTTTCCGATACCTTTGCCTTCAAAATCCGGGTGAACAAACATGGCCCAAACGCTGTGGCTTTGCAGGTCGACGATCGCAATGCCAACAATGACGCCATGCTCATTTTCGGCAACCCAGCCTTTGCCCTTGGACGTGAGGTGGTCGGCGTACTCGTGTTCGGTGACCAGGCTGGGTGAGCTCAACCGGTTTTCCCGCACCGATAGTCGAACCGCAGACATGCCAGGTATATCGGACAGCAATGCTTCGCGGTAGTTCATGAAAATTCGTCTCAGTGGGTTATTCGCATAGATTGCTGCTCCTGCCAAGCGCGAATAGAGCCGTGCAAAGTCCATGGTCGAGCGGTGAGTGTGTGTAGCGCGGGGGCGGTTGCATCGGCATGCCGCGTAGTTGCAAGTCCTCTATCCATTCGCGGTGGACATCCTTGCGAATGACAACGAGGTAGCTCTCAACAATCGCGCGCCTCACGTCCGTGGCGGGGATGCCTTGCCGGGCCGCGCTTGCAATCAGGCTTGTCGACATGGCAGCCAGATCAACGTTTTCGTGCGCGGCGAAGGTCGTCGCCGCGAGCACCGCACCATGTGCCTTGAGCACTTCCATCGCAGGATGGATGAGCCTGTGCTCCCCTTTGCCAAGATTTGCCAGGGTGAGAAATGCCCTGAACAACTCAGCATCGGCGCATACCTCGCGTTTAAGCAGGCCGGCTGTCCCGACGTCCAATACCGACAGCCGCAGGATCAGATGCTGAATCATGTACAAATCTACGTCGTAGTTACTCGGCTCATTGCAGAGTTCGTAAGGAAGCTGATGCCCGCGCAGATGGCTCGCTACAGAGTTGGCTGATTGGAGCGTGCTGCCCGCGGGCACCTCTGCAAAGGCTGCAATCAACGACATGGCTTCATGCTCCAGCCCCGCGACCTTGGCCAATTGCAGGGTTGTGAGAAGCCGGCCTCGAAGCAGCTTGAGACCATGTATATCGGCAATGCCGTGCGATTTGACTGAGGACGCCGTCCGGATCCACGTTATCAGTACGCCTTGCGCCTCGAGCCACCCCGCATCTGGTTCGTCTGCACTCGCTCCGTCTAGGCGTTGCCTCAATATTACGTGGAGGTAGGGATGAAGCGCGGCTAACACATGGGCATCCAAATGCTCGCCTCTAAGCCAATGGCTGTCAGCGCCGGAAGTGGCCCAGGTACGCAGGTTGGCCTGCACAACCCACGACCAAATCGGTTCCTGCTCGATGAGGCTTCTGGCGCCGATGGTCTCCGCGGCCAAGACGCGTGCATCGTCTAGTCTCGCGCAGTTTGCGTAGTCAAATTGTGGCAATGCCGGCGGCGAGGTACGCGACCACGCCAGAGTAGCAATCTCCTCACATTTCGCAGTCGTCAATGAATCAGTTGTCGCCGTTAATACGGCGTACAACACCTCGATGCCGCGCTTGGCTGGTACATGGGGAAGCTCAAACGCTGTCTTAAGCTTGCAAACATGCTCGGCACGCAGGTCGAGCAGTGCTGTTGCGCCAGGTGCTTGCGGGGCGACAAATATAGGTGCGACGTATTGCTCAAATGGCGCGGCTAGATCTTCGACGTTCAAATATTCCTGCCGCGGCATCGCGCATGTAAACGCGGGGCTTAAAAACTGATTCGTTTGGTAGGGAACGCGGTTGGTGTTTTGCCGAGAGGCACAGGCCAAAACCGAACCCAGGACGAAGATCACCCCGCAGCGAATCGTATCTAGGCCATGGTGCCTTTGCATGCGTCATCATTATCAGCATCGGCCTTCCGGTGTGGCGCGGGCCGGCTAA containing:
- a CDS encoding adenylate kinase, whose translation is MRLILVGPPGAGKGTQAARLINSFKIPHISSGDMLRAAVKEGTAMGVQADTFMKAGKLVPDEVVIGMILERIAKPDCRSGFMLDGFPRTEPQAAALGTAMRQAGIALDAVVLIEVPDSLIVERITGRRTDPETGTIYHLTFSPPPADLAARLVHRSDDTVQAVTARLQKYHSDTAPIVPYYEAAGLLRRVDGVGNPDDVTARITAALA
- a CDS encoding ABC transporter permease, coding for MSRPSLIKASLIKESTLLWRDRGALLSLFALPIVFMAVFGAIFKFGPSDAGRPRAKPSLVWSCDGAQPANLACGLLERILGAELTLVATPAAAAREAVASGKAPFALIVPDGFTGHNGMTAELVVGAEVDAAERAVMEFGVRKLFLRLAIGASAADELVAVTRLTSTAPAISSFQVTVPGNGVLFGFFLSLTLALSFVAERRSGTWRRLRAAPVSLGWLLTAKLAPYFVVGVLQFGFFFAIGIAVFGMKVAGSLWALLLMVLAIVACAVAFGFFIASLGGSEKQVGSLGSMGILVMALLGGCMVPRMVMPPLMQTVGLFVPHGWALDGLTSVIVHGGGVAEVAKPSLVLLAIATILATIAARRLQRL
- a CDS encoding ABC transporter ATP-binding protein; translated protein: MSEVAAPPALLVVEAVSRQFGARTAVAAVSLLARPGEIVGLLGPNGAGKTTLISMICGVLPPTNGRIAIGGFDVAQQPAEAKQRLGMVPQELAIYEELSSLQNLAYFASMYRDVADLPAAMQRALGIAGLWDRRHDRVSTFSGGMKRRLNVACALVHAPPLVVLDEPTVGIDPQSRAFIFDALTALRAAGTCILYTSHYMEEVEALCDRVAIMDHGALIAEGTVTELRLAHTAASLEGVFLQLTGRTLRE
- the gloB gene encoding hydroxyacylglutathione hydrolase, with amino-acid sequence MSIVVVPQLSDNFAYLVGTSHGGAAVVDPAQADIITTRCRELGLSLREIWATHHHADHTAGIAALLQQWPNAALRIHEVDWVALSRRDAGCARAIEVEPSRLLLATTGQRFAFGELNVEVIFNPGHTLGAVSYYVHASRAGAGAAVFTGDTLFGAGCGRRFEGTAEVFHASLMALAALPPTTSVYFGHEYTANNLRFALAVEATNTAVAERADATATLRDSGSWSTPSTIALERSTNPFLRCAEPAVARVAMQHAGAAEVTSATSATAVFAALRTWKDTF
- a CDS encoding DUF4234 domain-containing protein — its product is MKNRSIGLMILYTFLTFGIYGIYWYVSTKTEMVELGAEIPTAWLLIVPIANIYWIWKWAGGVEHVTKGKMSQVIAFILVALLSIVGVVIVQLELNKQATA
- a CDS encoding FecR domain-containing protein — translated: MAAAALWLRPRTTNNGVYSSPVIAAADRQSVEMAGRAVAVLEPAARLSWSNSGKAIVVKQTAGSVFYRVNSGNPFVVKTPEGDVVVHGTCFRIEVLPMNNTVKLAISAGIGAAVASAVLVTVYEGNVAVEHAGKTEIVAAGEQMRIGGNAAKMALGPRPIPTSSNAMTPELVAALAPPRAGATVAELLHRDELLRGYAVSLDQKVAALEKEVKDKPWGPPAAGGKQPWDFSPADWRELSKQCGLYLDVPELTIPVHQIEANKAEQLGLSLDEVKLVNAALKRNVEPLIAEIRALYVEVTGDEQGADALDPQSMERELEQKAGPEAAEARKRIALEKAGDLTPPADSKNRPPIERYYRRIAYVADHIEADLAAIIGAERAREFRANSALFKMIMGCPDEGDQ
- a CDS encoding sigma-70 family RNA polymerase sigma factor, whose translation is MKDHVNGYAAQLRKPANEELDQVTLRRAQRGEPAAGRTFVKTYERRVFSVISRMLGPRRKHAAEDLAQETFMRAFAALPRFDHTKAAKLSTWLLTIAVRITLDELARANQGRTASDVEAEDQTATVVEQRHSRDVAVRIRAAVEALPVHQRAVVVLREFEEMSYEEVAVALSLDVGTVRSRLSRARETLRLSLREVYHDR
- a CDS encoding GNAT family N-acetyltransferase is translated as MNYREALLSDIPGMSAVRLSVRENRLSSPSLVTEHEYADHLTSKGKGWVAENEHGVIVGIAIVDLQSHSVWAMFVHPDFEGKGIGKTLHRMMLDFYFAKTDQPLYLGTDANTRAERFYRLQGWREVGLYANGEVKFEMSTEQLAVSSQQLAVSDA